The genomic stretch GACATTGTCATTTGCGTCAGCACGATAATCACCAGCAAAGGCAGTGCGAAAATGACCGATTTCCAGAATATGAATGTGAAAGACGCACCCATATTGCGGTAGATTTCGTCTTGCAGCCCGTTTTCGCCAGAAAAGCGCAGCAGGGACGACCATTCCAGCAAGATCGTCGCGAAAAACGGCGACAGCCCAAAGTACAGCAGGAAACCAGCCAGTAATGTGCTGAGAACAAACAATTCCTTAGAGCTGGCGACCTGTCCATCTTCCTTGGCTTTTTCCAGCCGTTTCTGGGTTGGTTCTTCGGTCTTTTCTTGACCGTCGCTTTCAGGATCAGCCAACTTCTGCCTCCGCGATGGTGTCTTCGATGAATTCGAGAATAAATTCGACCAGCTCGGCTATGCCGTTGGCAAATGGCGTGGTCGAAACATAAAGCGCCACAAAGCATGTCAGGATCGTCAGCGGAAACCCAAATGAAAACAAATTCAACTGCGGCGCGGACCGCGTCACAACACCCACCGTGATATTCGCCAAAAGCAGGATCGAAACGACAGGCAGCATCAGTTGCGACGCAATCGTAAACATATGGCCCGCAGCGGCCAATCCTCCGCTGACAAAGGCGCTAAATTGGAACGGCTGACCGAGTGGCAGTATTTCGTAACTCATCCTGATCAATGCAATCATATGCAGATGCCCATTCAACGAAAGAAATGCGGCAATAGCGAAAAGATTGAGAAACTGGCTGACCACCGGCGTCTGTCCGCCAGAGTTCGGGTCCATCTGCGCGGCAAAGCCAAGTCCCGCAGAGGCGGCGATTTTCTCGCCTGTCAGGGCAACGGCAGAAAAGACAATCGTGAATGCCAGACCCAGCGACAGACCAATTGCGATCTCGATCAACGCGATTTCGATCATGGCCAGAAACGGTAAATTGGTCGGATCTGGTACCTCGATCATACCATAAAAGCCAAGGGCCATCACGACGCTGACAATCACCCTGACTTGCACGGGGATGGCCGCAGCGCCGAAAAAAGGTGCGGAAAGGAAAAACGCGCTCAGGCGCAGCGTATGCAAAAAGAAAACCAGCATAAAGTCGATCAGGAACTGAAGCTCGACCCCGCCCAGCCCCAGAACGTCGTCAAGCGTGGGGACCTGACCTATCATTTCAACAAACGGATTTGTTCGAAAATAGATGCAAAGTAATCTGTCATCTCTTGCATCATGAATGACGACAAAGCCGCCATCGCCGCCAAAACAATGACCAGCTTTGGCACAAAACTTAACGTCATTTCATTGATGCTGGTGGCCGCTTGCAGAATACCGATGACAAGCCCGACCGCCAGCGCGACACCAAGAATGGGGCCAGAGGCGATAATGATCTGCCAAAAGGCGGCTCTTAGACTTTCTATGTTGCTGTCAAACTCCATCGGTCAATTCACATATGTCGAGGCGATCGAACCAATGGTCATGGCCCAGCCATCCACCAAGACGAAAAGCAAGAGTTTGAATGGCAGTGCGACCAACATCGGGCTCAGCATCATCATCCCCAAGGACATCAGGATCGACGCGATGACGAGGTCGATCACCAGAAAGGGAAGAAATAGCAAGAAACCGATCTGAAACGCGGTTTTCAGCTCGGATGTGATAAACGCTGGCAAAAGAACAGCATATGGCACGTCTTCGTTCGTGGCATAGGGCGCATCGCCGGCCATTTCGGCGAACATTGCCAATTCGGCCTCTCTGGTGTTGAGGATCAGAAAACCGCGCATGATATTTGCCGAGCTTTCAACCGCCGCGATTGCCGATAATTCCCCGGCAAGATATGGGGAAATGGCCGTCGTATAGATATCTTCGAATGTGGGCGCCATGACATAGAATGTCAGAAAAAGCGCAATAGAGATCAGGACCTGATTGGGCGGCGTTTGCTGCGTGCCCATCGCCTGTCGCAAAATCGATAGAATGATGATGATCCGCGTGAATGCGGTAATACCCAGCAAAAACGATGGCAGGATCGTCAACACCGTCATCAATGCAAGTATTTGCAATGACAGCGAATAGGTGGTCTCGCCGTCGTCGCCGACCAGCACGTTCAATGCGGGCAGGCCGCCGCCGTCTTGTGCAAAGGCGGCTCCCAGCGGGAGGCTGCATAATACGATCATCCCGAATAGACGGGCGAAGACCGAAGTTAACCGCTTGATGCCTGCGCTATTCATTCGCAGGCTTTCGTGGTGGCAGCAATAGCATCGTCGCTGCCTTGCCCGGGCCATGGACAATCGCGACGGATTGTCCGTCCAATTCGAATAACGACACTTGCGTCGTGCGATCAATACGCTGCGTTTCGCATAGTTTGATGCTGGATTCAGCGGGCAATATCCGTTGACGCAAAACGCCAGCTTTCGACACGATAATCTGGCGGGCAATCAGCAAGACCGCCAGAAACACCACCACAATCACGATGCTGGACGTATCAAAGATGGGGTTTTGCATGATATTTCCCTTCCGCAGATCGACGGATCAAATGCTTCCGACGCGGTTTTCAGGGTCGACGATATCCGAGAAACGGATGCCGAAACGTTCGCCGACCATCACGATTTCGCCCTTTGCGATCAGCGTGCCGTTTACAAGAATATCCAGCGGTTCACCGGCCAGACGGTCCAGTTCCACGACCGATCCTTCGTTAAGACGCAGCAATTCGCTGATTGAAATCTCTGTCCGGCCGACTTCGACCGACATTTCGACTTCGATGTTTTCAAGCGCGCGCAATTTATCACTCTCTGGGCCGCGGGGGTCTTTGTCCTGATTTTCCATATTTGGTTCTTCCATCTTGTTATGCCGCGCCTAATCCAGCTTTTGGGTGATCGTAATTGCGCTTGTGCCAGCGACTTCACCGATATCGGCAAAGAACATTTTCTGGCCCTGCACCAGCACGCTTAATCCTTCGCGCAGTTGGATCGGGTAGACGTCACCCTTTCGCATGCTGATCAAATCCCGCAGCGAAACACGCGGCTTGCTCAGTTGCACATTGATCGGCAGGCGAACTTCGGAAACAGCCCTTTCCAGACGTTCGCGCCAGGTCATATCGTCGTCGATGACTTCGGATTGCATCCGCGAGCGCAGCTGCGCCGCAATCGGTTTCAGGGTCTGTAGCGGATAGAGGATGTCAATCCTGGCATCATCCGCCTTTGGCAATTGCACTGAAAAGCTGCAAACGATGACGATTTCGCCCCCGTCGACAAAGGATGCGAATTGCAGATTTTCCTCGCGCGATTCATCGCTAAAGGTCAATTGCATCAAATCCTGCCAGGCTGAAAGAAGCGTCCTGTTCAACCCGTCGGTAATGATCTCGATCACGCGCGTTTCGGTCGCGGTGAATTCGGCCCTTGGCTGATATTTCAACCCAAGATCCCCGCCATAATAAGCATTGATCAATGCCGAGATGAAACCGGGCTGGATCACCATCATCTTGCTGCCGCGCAATTCGTCGATGCGCGACGTTGTCAAACTCATCAACGCAGGGGCATTGTCGCAATATTCGTCAAATGTTTTGACCTCGGGCATCAGCGCCGTGATGCGCGGCTGCACGCGCAGCATCGGCTGGAAAACGCTGCGGGCCAATCGTGCAAATCGTTCATTGATGACGCGCAGGGCATAATAATCCCCAAGCAAGGACAAATCGTCAGAGCCAAATACAAAATCACGGATATTCTTGGACGCGGATACGTCGGCTTTGGCCTTGGCACTGGTGTCGACGCTACTGATCAGCGCGTCGACTTCATCCTGTGTGAGTTTCTTGGAGGACATTTAAATTTCTGCGCCTATTGCATCACGAATGAAGTCAGCAAAACGCCTTCCACACCGCCAAAGCCTTCGAGCTCTTCCAAAGTGGCATTAATCGCCTCTTTCAAATCCTCCGCCAAGATGCTGCGGGCTTCTCGGCCGA from Yoonia vestfoldensis encodes the following:
- the fliP gene encoding flagellar type III secretion system pore protein FliP (The bacterial flagellar biogenesis protein FliP forms a type III secretion system (T3SS)-type pore required for flagellar assembly.), coding for MIVLCSLPLGAAFAQDGGGLPALNVLVGDDGETTYSLSLQILALMTVLTILPSFLLGITAFTRIIIILSILRQAMGTQQTPPNQVLISIALFLTFYVMAPTFEDIYTTAISPYLAGELSAIAAVESSANIMRGFLILNTREAELAMFAEMAGDAPYATNEDVPYAVLLPAFITSELKTAFQIGFLLFLPFLVIDLVIASILMSLGMMMLSPMLVALPFKLLLFVLVDGWAMTIGSIASTYVN
- the fliN gene encoding flagellar motor switch protein FliN, whose product is MENQDKDPRGPESDKLRALENIEVEMSVEVGRTEISISELLRLNEGSVVELDRLAGEPLDILVNGTLIAKGEIVMVGERFGIRFSDIVDPENRVGSI
- the fliR gene encoding flagellar biosynthetic protein FliR, whose protein sequence is MHTLRLSAFFLSAPFFGAAAIPVQVRVIVSVVMALGFYGMIEVPDPTNLPFLAMIEIALIEIAIGLSLGLAFTIVFSAVALTGEKIAASAGLGFAAQMDPNSGGQTPVVSQFLNLFAIAAFLSLNGHLHMIALIRMSYEILPLGQPFQFSAFVSGGLAAAGHMFTIASQLMLPVVSILLLANITVGVVTRSAPQLNLFSFGFPLTILTCFVALYVSTTPFANGIAELVEFILEFIEDTIAEAEVG
- the fliQ gene encoding flagellar biosynthesis protein FliQ, translating into MEFDSNIESLRAAFWQIIIASGPILGVALAVGLVIGILQAATSINEMTLSFVPKLVIVLAAMAALSSFMMQEMTDYFASIFEQIRLLK
- the fliM gene encoding flagellar motor switch protein FliM, with translation MSSKKLTQDEVDALISSVDTSAKAKADVSASKNIRDFVFGSDDLSLLGDYYALRVINERFARLARSVFQPMLRVQPRITALMPEVKTFDEYCDNAPALMSLTTSRIDELRGSKMMVIQPGFISALINAYYGGDLGLKYQPRAEFTATETRVIEIITDGLNRTLLSAWQDLMQLTFSDESREENLQFASFVDGGEIVIVCSFSVQLPKADDARIDILYPLQTLKPIAAQLRSRMQSEVIDDDMTWRERLERAVSEVRLPINVQLSKPRVSLRDLISMRKGDVYPIQLREGLSVLVQGQKMFFADIGEVAGTSAITITQKLD